The window CCTCCCCGTTGATTTATCTCCCCATAGGTTTATTAACAAAACTAGGATACCAAGGCTGAAGAACCAAGAAGAAACCTCAAGTGTATTGACACGTACAGAAGCAGCAGTCCTGCCCCAGTTCTCCTAAGAAAATCCGCTGTGGGCAGAGAACGATGATGATGATTTAATGGTGTTTACTTACTCCTTTACAggatacattattttaaaagttgtgtgTTATTAAATGGCTTTACTCATGACTACTAATACTAGATGTAGCCCGGGCAGTGTTTAATGGCAAAATTAGTGGGGAGTCTAAATTTTGAATTGGCTGAACTTTACAAAACCCCATGAAAGATCAACATTTTCCCAGTTTGTTATTACCAGCATAATAGACCTTGGGAAACACTTGTATAGGCAAAAGTACATAATGATACTGTCATATATTCTCAAGTGTGTATCTCCTTGTGGAATaactcattttaaaagctttgatCGTGTTGAAATTCAGATGCCTTTCACTGAAACAGTTGCATCTGAAGTTTAGTTGTGGACAGCAGTTTCCTCCAGAACTGAAACTTGTATTGTCTTCCCTCATCCCCATACCTTTCTTTTAGAGTCCACTCTTGGCTTCTCTTTACCTTTTTTGATCAagagaaatgtgtattttccaaagcagaaaacttGTTTGCGGGGATAAGGAAAATGCTTGCATGAGATTGTGAATTTGTGTAACTCTGCAAATTAATGTGCCTTTTGCTTGTCTAAtgtttctgtgctggaaaaacAGTAGAAGTCCTTGGAAAACGAAGATTTCTCTCAAGCTGAGAAAGTAAGGAGCCTTCATCCCATGTTTGAAGAGTGCCACCATGACATCTGCTTCCTTTTAGTTTTGTCATTCTGCTAGATTGAGATGAGATGACAAGAAGTATGCTGGTGCCTGCCTTTTGTAATCTGCCTGTAGCTGAGTAGCACTGGAGACAGTAGCCACATGGGtgttctgttgttgtttttgcagGTTCAAACGCTGTACTACTCAGCTGATCACAAGCTGCTTGATGGAAATCTGCTAGATGGACAGGCTGAGGTGTATGGCAGTGATGATGACCACATTCAGTTTGTGCAGGTACAAATTGCAGACAGTCTCAGGTAACCCCAGGTAGACTGGAGCAGTTTAAGCACACCTGAAGTCTCATGTACTGgggcagagaaagcagctgtaGCTTTAATGGAGAAACACACAACAAGAAGGTctttctcagagctgctggaggcaatGATTTAGTCTCTGATGCTGTTTTTTTGGCAGACTGACTCTGTGCCTTTGCAAAATGGAGTGCTTGAGGTTCGACTTCAAAATAAATCCTAGGCTGCTAGAAGAAAGAAGAGGTAGCAAAGCAGTCAGCTGTAGCAAGTCAGCTCTGGCTTTGCAGAAATATTCAAGAGACTGTAGAAGAGTGGTGGACTGCttggctggcagcagagggTGGAGTGTGCCTCTTGTATTTTGGCACAGAAAAAGATCCCGGACTTCAGTTCTAATCCTTCAGCTGCCAGTGTCCATTTCTTTAGCTTAGCTGCACTGGTCATGTGCAAGCAGTAGGTACCTTCTGATCTAGAGACAGCCTGTGCCTTGACTGTGTATAAATCAGTCTTGTGCTTTTTGAGattatttctttacatttttatatttatttttttttagttctagCCAGTTACAAGAATCTCGACTCCTGGAAAATGCACAGCTTAGCCCAGTGGAGGCTGTtgaagaaacaaagaataaaCAAGGGCTAATAGATGTAAATTATCAGTTAGATGATGCAAACTAAGCTTGTTTATATTCACTGAGTTAGAAACAAATATAGTGTAGTATTTGAACTCCTGACAGTGGAATGTGCTGATATGAAAGTGCACTGGAAATTTTTAGCTAACGTTTATGTAAAATACTCTTCATCCTGGAACAGGGATTTTAGAAGTGAtaagaggggaagaagaaaccCAGCTAATTTCTTAGTTTCTTAATTGATTCTAGTAAGCCTTCAGACTTCACCACCTTTGGATACTACTTGTAATACTTGGTAGCTGAGAGGTGAATGTTCAGAAAGTTCAATTTTAGAAATAAGGCTGAGagttctcacttttttttttttaatcttttctgaaaataattcacAACTGTAGAAACTGTAGACAATTGAGAGAATTAACACCAGAAACCATAGATGACAGCCTGGAAAAAACTAACTTTAAATTCTTGAATTACGAAAGTTTCTGTGACTATCAGGGCAATTCAGGGATGAGAGAATAAGCTCTTAATTGGATGAAGGttcagaaataacaaaaagcTATCCACAGATGAACTGGTTTTGATGCTGAGCTGAGTGTAGCTGTCAACCCCTGTGTGAGGTTATCAATGAGCTGGAATTTATATATTTCAGGAGCTTTGTGACAGTTCCCACAGAGGTGGGGCTCCAGGGAGCTGTGCAGGCATTGCAGGCTTGGTACTGTGGTCAGAAACGTTGCTGCTGGATAGGGTTGGTTCTTAGGGTTCAGAAAATAACCAGACCAACAGTATGGGGTGGtctgaaatgtgaaattttgggggttttcttAATTGAGCAAAATAATGTAAGCTACAGTATAAAtttaaatgaagaagaaaagcagaagtctcTTGTTAGTGGGAAGTACCAAGGGAGAGAAATCCAAGAAACAGCTAATCTGAGCACAGAGAGGAACTGAGGCGAAATTAATTTGTCTTCAGGGAATGAAGAGAATAGTTAATTCACTTCCAAATAGCATTATATAATTAATTCTGGTTCCAGAAGCAGAGCTTGGGAGTGAAGCTTCTAGTTGGTAGACAGGCTCTCTCCACATGGATGGAGGCTTTTTTGTAGACTTGAAAAATCCTGCTGGTAACAGCTACTCTTCTGGGAACTGGAACGGATTTCCAGTCAGACAGCAGCAGTATAAAGGTGCAGTCAGAGGATGAAACCAGTACCAGGAAAAGATGTAGGGTGGGTTTTGGCCACTGTAGCTGAGTAGGCAAGAAGTTGAAAATTTAGGTTTGCTATAAATGCTGCTCTGCGGAGGTGGTAGACAGTGTTCTCTTGAATAGTTATATATTGGCTCAGAGAAGCAAAGGTGGAAGGAGGAGGTATAGTCTCTGGCTAGGTCTCTGTAGATGCcttttggttttgcagaagAAGCCACCACGTGAGAATGATCACAAGCAGATTAGTAGCAGCTCCTCTGGAAGTCTTTCTCCAAATGCTACTGTTCAGAGCCCTAAACACGAGTGGAAAATCATTGCTTCAGAGAAAACTTCAAGTGAGTAACAGGGGCAGGGTTTGAATGCTGCATCTGGTGTTGTGTACCTACCACCTCCCGCTCCCTCGGGACTTCCTTCATCATCTCttttaagaaatgcagaagtgCTTTTTCTTACTGACGATGCAAAGCAAGTAGTTCACCCAGTAATTTATGGGACATTTCTGACATAACTGGGATCACTTACATCTTGATTACTTATGGACAGGCCCATCCCAAATCCCATGGTGTGTCTGATTTTTCCCATAGAGTCCTAAGGAGACAGGCAGTCTCTAATTAACTGAGAGAGCTATTTGTGGTGTGTGTGCCAGGAGACTGTCTCCTGGCACGTCTTTCAGATTGCTGTCTTATGTCCTCTGAGCACTATATTAATCATCTAAAACTTGCACTTTTCATTAACAAGGCCAACACTTGGAACCACTAACCATAAAAAATTTCATGCTTATAATGGGGAGAAGCACATTCAGAAGAGCTCAGTTGGCATTTGCTTAAATTCACCTACAATTGTATCACAGTGGTGGTCTCTCCTTCTGTCCTGACGCCAGGTAACACCTACCTGTGTCTGGCTGTCCTGGATGGCGTGTTGTGCGTGATATTCCTGCACGGCCGGAACAGCCCCCAGAGCTCTCCCTCGAGCACACCACGACTGGTGAGGAGTCTGAGCTTTGAGCTTCAACTAGATGACATCGTAGAGAAGCCCATGTCCCCCATGCAGTATGCTCGGTCTGGGCTGGGCACCGCTGAACTCAACGGCAAGCTCATCGCTGCAGGTAACAGACATAGTCACAGTTCTGGAAACaacctgctgggctggggccagAGGGACGGTGGCTGCTTAACTCTGTGCTTGGTGTTGGGGTTCTTCAGTGTCAAAGCAGGTGGTCTCTGGAAATGTGATAGCCTTGAACCTTTATGCTTTCAGGTGGCTACAACAGAGAGGAGTGTTTGCGCACCGTGGAATGCTATGATCCACAGAAGGACACGTGGACCTTCATTGCACCAATGAGAACACCCAGAGCCCGGTTCCAGATGGCAGTTCTAATGGTGTGTGGTGGGTGGAGATCAGGTGGAACAGGACAGTGCATGAACCTGGGCAGTTCAAATAGGGCACACTTTACCAAAGGGTAACAGAAGTTGCTTCATTGCAGCTGCAGGGTTGCTAAAGTGCTAACGATTTGAATGGTTGTGTGCTTATTTGTGAGGCAGGCATTTATTCTTTCCATTTAGGGGCAGCTGTATGTTGTGGGTGGGTCAAATGGTCACTCGGATGACTTGAGCTGTGGAGAAATGTATGAGCCAGAAATAGATGACTGGACTCCTGTTCCTGAACTGAGAACCAATCGCTGCAATGCAGGTAACTCAGCTGCAGTTGATCAACTGTTGCTTTTACCcacatttattcatttattagCTTGCTTACTGCTCTTTCCTCTGTGAATAGGAGTGTGTGCCCTGAATGGAAAACTGTACATTGTTGGTGGTTCAGATCCTTATGGCCAAAAGGGACTTAAGAACTGTGATGTGTTTGATCCCATAACAAAATCTTGGACCAGCTGTGCTCCCCTCAATATCCGTAAGTTTGATGTCTAgtttgggagggaggggaggaaggacaAGTTCAAGACTGCGCtttaaaaccaaacccaaacgCTGCTGTGGCGCAGTGTTGGGGCATGACTCGTGTGCAGGGCTGTAACTCCTGGTGTTGCTTGCAGGGAGACACCAGTCTGCAGTGTGTGAGCTGGGGGGGTATCTGTACATCATCGGCGGCGCGGAGTCGTGGAACTGCCTGAACAGCGTGGAGCGGTACAACCCCGAGAACAACACCTGGACCCTGATGGCACCCATGAACGTGGCTCGCCGGGGAGCCGGGGTGGCTGTTCATGATGGTAGGTGCTGTGGGCCTCCAGCCTCTTGTGCTCCCTCAGCTCTTCATGTCCAGCATGGGGCCTGGCTGGCATGGGGCTGCCACTCCTGTCATTGAAACTGtaaccagaaaaacaaaaaaaccctgctttcAGGACATTCCCTGCCACCTTTTTCTTTGCCAAACATCACCACGCAGCTTCAGCAACTGCACCGGGTTTGCCTTTGGACTTAAcactcagaaataatttccagtcAGCTCTACTGATCAAAAGTAGGTCAGAAAAGTAGGTCAATACTGTAGCTTCAGGCCTTGATAAAGGCAAAGATTTCTGACACAAAACTTGAAG of the Apus apus isolate bApuApu2 chromosome 7, bApuApu2.pri.cur, whole genome shotgun sequence genome contains:
- the IVNS1ABP gene encoding influenza virus NS1A-binding protein; translation: MIPNGYLMFEDENFIESSVAKLNALRKSGQFCDVRLQVCGHEMLAHRAVLACCSPYLFEIFNSDSDSHGISHVKFDDLNPEAVEVLLNYAYTAQLKADKELVKDVYSAAKKLKMERVKQVCGDYLLSKMDVQSCISYRNFASSMGDSRLLNKIDGYIQEHLLQISEQEEFLKLPRLKLEVMLEDNVGLPSNGKLYTKVINWVQRSIWENGDSLEDLMEEVQTLYYSADHKLLDGNLLDGQAEVYGSDDDHIQFVQKKPPRENDHKQISSSSSGSLSPNATVQSPKHEWKIIASEKTSSNTYLCLAVLDGVLCVIFLHGRNSPQSSPSSTPRLVRSLSFELQLDDIVEKPMSPMQYARSGLGTAELNGKLIAAGGYNREECLRTVECYDPQKDTWTFIAPMRTPRARFQMAVLMGQLYVVGGSNGHSDDLSCGEMYEPEIDDWTPVPELRTNRCNAGVCALNGKLYIVGGSDPYGQKGLKNCDVFDPITKSWTSCAPLNIRRHQSAVCELGGYLYIIGGAESWNCLNSVERYNPENNTWTLMAPMNVARRGAGVAVHDGKLFVGGGFDGSHAVSCVEMYNPARNEWKLMGSMTTPRSNAGITTVANTIYAVGGFDGNEFLNTVEVYNPESNEWSPYTKIYKF